The Cyclopterus lumpus isolate fCycLum1 chromosome 6, fCycLum1.pri, whole genome shotgun sequence genome contains a region encoding:
- the otogl gene encoding otogelin-like protein, with amino-acid sequence MNLKWTVKRFLLMSFSISHLLLLEGAQSRLSVAEGRIQRRANALRRKRDLLGEEVGTLHLREPEETYRPLLSEGTLSRSILHNYTARDSSSEYCGCLNGGWCQDGGVCDCAQFQALGDRCQIIPNQGQDRDGICRSWGQHHYETFDGIYFYFPGTCSYILAQDCHAAAPQYTVWVHNSRVCDGSVHSCPRALSLFFPNEEEIHISGYQVHQGGRRLSLPHTVGGVFIERLADYLLVKSVFGFSLAWDGGSGVYLKMSEEHQGGPCGLCGNFNHLTGDDLTTARGIRTDEPAAFANSWAVDLPHERACPSVDLDFNGPCHSESDMDDAMEKCSALLFFPFLSCHENIDPNPFVASCVSDLCVSDDEETFCRALVEYTRACSHVGYPIREWRDSFPSCNDGCEESFVYRDCISCCPPTCTFEKECLGTNLHCLDGCYCPDGLILQNGTCIAVSQCPCVYHGTSYLQGHVLQQGCSVCVCMGGVWNCTEKNCTVECSVVGDVFVTTFDGRMFLQPGSCQYVLAKSRSSSRFTVTLQYNTCAEQQVCIQSVTVVLDEDVSRQITLTREGEVIIGVNPVPVLPYVDDALEVQKLTSVFTQLKAGIGLRLHYDGRGGRVYLQLDSQWRGQTLGLCGTFNGNLRDDFLSPAGMIEGTPQLHANAWKVSSACVAPVNLPIIDPCEMNQHHVFYASKCEVLLGSVFAPCHGYISPNIYQQQCRYQACRCGSSCLCTALAHYAYLCSKHGVHVNFRSHVSECGVVCLGGMLYHSCVSSCGRFCRALSRTETCNPDDCAEGCGCPNGSYHDDVRQRCVQLSQCHCYSMGGVSQPGEVTFSASGPCLCRNGKMECVPEEKEPDSVEVGECPEDKVYHSCGEQRGGVACAPTCRNLMLNLTCPPSTPCIPGCVCPPGLVLHHSKCYYPENCPCAWLGLEYLPGETVETPCHKCVCHRGYFNCSYSPCPAVCTVYSDRHYHTFDGLEYDYYSDCQVYLLKSSGETEVSIVAQNKDCYESGIVCMKILVIHVGLTKIYFTDNSGSPSPSTVVGRGSEFKLWKAGYYTVVHFSNQDLTILWDRKTTVHIRAGPQWKGLLSGLCGNFDSVTVNDMTTSSHMEVNNAQTFGDSWALGQCESDYVVERPCEGDLGRQPYAKRECALLYSDVFAPCHNVVDVSWFYRNCLTDTCNCNRGGDCECLCTSIAAYAHKCCQQGVTIHWRLPSVCPYDCEYYNQELGDGPFSLVSAVYNDTMFGVNRTSSSVFPLVRERTGQLPAPGLLFNFMITAGLQKDRTSRVPVVSLESAERPNYFLVVSGRSRLQLERWSRGPEFSHRASFIQHQGLFLPGHTSFELVGQPGIFLTLTRTASRAQRYDSSEAFKASGSFTLEESTFVIPYRMMCEWRYQACASPCVHTCSDPDATRCQFLPPVEGCFPRCSKNMVLDEVTRRCVYAEDCVSLPPTPTPFAYVTRSNRTTAAPSTTTTTTTTSTTTTTRPRPTTTTMPTTTTTTATTRATTTSVTTVRPTTTTTTPTTSSTTSATEHVTTPLTPSPSAAPPSPPTTIVSTTLTPSTRPETTTLSTTEMTPTQTTVTTEVTTTTTTATPSIVPTEASTVTPAASPKYPTTLSSTILPSILTSASVTTASTALTASTASTTSPVTSTPPPLTSPSTQPPPTGAVTTAATSVPETTTKASATPRPPPVETTITMETTTPTDAPIVIVTTSAPFPTTIEPTTEPLSTEIITSPDTSTVTDEASTTHPLLLPTTPCTPPYSYRIDDCVEFICFNGELLLHNSSLHCRYNTTQPQCSLLGLPILINTDACCPLWQCPCRCTVMSDLRVITFDGNNVALYDNGSYILVNLPMETIIGTVEKCPTSQSVNSIRRTSPTGGTSGLCFRKLNITTSSYRIIINRLDRKVTVNYRPVRLPFSRHSLYVEDTGSMYLIHTPGGVSIQWYHSTGIMVLQYIALYNASVPTRGLCGCCDGNPEDDLKLPNGTVVREVGDMMLFLQAWRVHTTDETEHTRRVGDNCTIEDCSTCLSMLRQRAFMPCHSKVPPEQFCDIMWAGDQHYKDHQCDFLAAYVAVCYTHQVCISWRRYNFCPLRCPPGKEYQPCVSTCASRTCLNREYYEETTCSFIREECVCRSGTILHRADSPYCVTEDRCVCTDNEGNPRAPGEVWNGSARGCCMYKCMENGSVVAVEPDCNSVPTPLCEREGEYVLDVLEEGACCPKKICDCNMTICDSEAPPCDNGNRLVIGYSALSCCPEYRCECDPMACPPVSAPNCREDQFLVEVRGAKSCCYSYLCVCESCIEPIPSCSHGEILAVDLNTTNSCCPQYHCVCDVNLCPESSVMCAPGLSLVQTAVPGHCCMQHHCECQCEDSALPICQVGEVRVEVPDSITNCGCLQHTCQKAEVCLFQGVTVLGPGQSLIQYFEGEMCYAVHCLHHKDPDSGFYAMEISSVNCSQKCGPHQVYVTSTDPQVCCGSCKNVSCTFNNENGTAELFAAGSSWVENCTRYDCMETAVGAVILASGVICPPFNETECIQNGGVVQSYVDGCCRTCKEDGKTCKRVAIRTTIRKEDCRSNAPVTVYSCDGKCPSATIFNFNINSHARFCKCCRESGLQTRSVSLYCSRNATVVVYHFQEPLDCSCQWN; translated from the exons GAGCTCAGAGCCGACTTTCAGTGGCAGAAGGAAGAATACAGAG aagggCTAATGCACTTCGGAGGAAACGGGATCTCCTTGGGGAGGAGGTTGGTACACTACACCTAAGAGAACCAGAGGA a ACATACAGACCGCTGCTGTCGGAGGGCACTCTGTCACGCAGCATTTTACACAACTACACGGCCAGAGATTCCTCTTCAG AATATTGTGGCTGCCTTAATGGTGGCTGGTGTCaggatggtggtgtgtgtgactgtgctcAGTTCCAGGCACTAGGAGACCGCTGCCAGAtca TACCTAATCAGGGCCAGGATAGAGACGGGATCTGCAGGTCGTGGGGTCAGCACCACTACGAAACATTTGATGGAATATACTTCTACTTCCCTGGAACCTGCTCTTATATTCTGGCCCAGGACTGCCACGCAGCTGCACCACAGTACACGGTGTGG GTCCACAACAGCAGAGTGTGTGACGGAAGTGTGCACTCATGCCCAAGAGCTCTCAGTCTGTTCTTCCCAAATGAGGAAGAGATCCACATCTCTGGATATCAGGTCCACCAGGGAGgccgcag GTTAAGTCTGCCTCACACTGTTGGCGGTGTGTTTATTGAGCGACTGGCCGATTACCTGCTGGTGAAGAGTGTGTTTGGCTTCTCTTTGGCTTGGGATGGAGGCTCGGGTGTCTACCTGAAGATGAGTGAGGAGCACCAGGGGGGCCCCTGTGGCCTATGTGGGAACTTCAACCATCTTACTGGCGATGACCTCACCACTGCCCGTG GCATTCGGACAGATGAACCTGCAGCGTTTGCAAACAGCTGGGCAGTGGACCTGCCTCACGAGAGAGCCTGTCCCTCAGTAGACCTTGACTTCAATGGGCCCTGCCACTCTGAGTCAGATATGGAT gaTGCCATGGAGAAATGCAGTGCACTTCTCTTCTTCCCCTTTCTGTCGTGCCATGAAAACATTGACCCAAATCCTTTTGTGGCCAGCTGTGTGTCTGACCTTTGTGT atctgATGACGAGGAAACATTTTGTCGAGCCTTGGTTGAGTACACAAGAGCCTGCTCACATGTTGGATATCCAATAAGAGAGTGGAGAGACAGCTTCCCTTCTTGTA ATGATGGCTGTGAGGAGAGTTTTGTCTATAGAGACTGTATCAGTTGTTGTCCACCCACCTGTACATTTGAGAAAGAGTGTCTAGGAACCAACTTGCATTGTCTGGACGGCTGCTACTGCCCTGATG GTCTCATCCTACAAAATGGAACATGCATTGCTGTTTCTCAGTGTCCATGTGTTTACCATGGTACTTCATATTTACAAGGACATGTGCTTCAACAGGGATGTAGTGTTTG TGTGTGCATGGGAGGAGTGTGGAACTGCACTGAGAAGAACTGCACAG TCGAGTGTTCGGTGGTAGGTGACGTGTTTGTGACGACATTTGACGGTCGGATGTTTCTCCAGCCGGGATCGTGTCAATACGTCCTGGCAAagagccgcagcagcagcagattcaCCGTCACGCTGCAATATAATACATGTGCAGAG CAGCAAGTGTGTATTCAGTCAGtgacagtggtgttggatgaaGATGTGAGTCGACAGATTACTTTGACCAGAGAGGGGGAGGTGATAATTGGTGTAAACCCGGTGCCTGTCCTGCCCTATGTTGATG ATGCATTGGAAGTGCAGAAGCTGACCTCTGTGTTTACACAGTTGAAGGCAGGGATTGGTCTGAGGCTGCATTATGATGGTCGAGGAGGGCGGGTCTATCTGCAGCTGGATAGCCAGTGGCGTGGACAGACGCTGGGCCTTTGTGGAACCTTCAACGGAAATCTACGAGATGACTTCCT gtcCCCAGCAGGAATGATAGAGGGCACACCTCAGCTTCATGCCAATGCTTGGAAGGTTTCTTCTGCTTGTGTGGCTCCAGTCAACCTGCCCATCATAGACCCATGTGAGATGAACCAGCACCATG TATTCTATGCATCCAAGTGTGAGGTGCTTCTGGGGAGTGTGTTTGCCCCGTGTCATGGCTACATCAGTCCAAACATCTACCAGCAGCAGTGCCGCTACCAGGCCTGTCGTTGTGGAAGCAGCTGTTTGTGCACAGCACTGGCTCACTACGCTTACCTCTGCTCCAAACATGGAGTCCACGTTAATTTCAGATCACACGTATCTGAATGTG GAGTTGTGTGTCTTGGAGGCATGCTGTACCACTCTTGTGTGTCGTCTTGTGGGCGTTTCTGTCGTGCTCTGTCTCGCACGGAGACGTGTAACCCTGACGACTGTGCCGAGGGGTGTGGCTGTCCAAACGGCAGTTACCATGACGATGTGCGCCAGCGCTGTGTGCAACT GTCCCAGTGTCACTGTTACTCCATGGGTGGTGTGTCACAGCCAGGGGAGGTGACCTTCAGCGCCTCTGGCCCCTG cCTGTGCAGAAATGGAAAGATGGAGTGTGTGCCAGAGGAAAAAG AGCCTGATAGTGTAGAGGTCGGAGAGTGTCCAGAGGATAAAGTGTACCACAGCTGCGGCGAGCagagaggaggcgtggcctgTGCACCAACCTGCCGTAACCTGATGTTGAACCTCACCTGCCCTCCCAGCACACCATGCATCCCTGGCTGTGTCTGCCCTCCTGG GCTGGTGCTGCATCATAGCAAGTGTTACTATCCAGAGAACTGCCCTTGTGCCTGGCTGGGCCTCGAATACCTGCCTGGAGAAACTGTGGAAACACCATGTCACAAATG tGTGTGTCACCGTGGCTATTTTAACTGCAGCTACTCACCATGTCCAGCTGTGTGTACAGTCTACAGCGACAGACACTACCACACCTTCGATGGCCTCGAGTATGACTACTACTCTGACTGTCAGGTTTACTTGCTTAAA AGTTCAGGAGAAACCGAGGTGTCCATTGTTGCCCAAAACAAGGACTGCTATGAGAGCGGCATTGTGTGCATGAAAATACTGGTCATTCACGTGGGACTTACCAAGATCTACTTCACCGACAACTCTGGCAGCCCT AGCCCGTCCACTGTTGTAGGTCGAGGATCAGAGTTTAAACTTTGGAAAGCTGGCTACTACACTGTGGTTCACTTCTCAAATCAGGACCTGACCATCCTGTGGGACCGCAAGACTACTGTTCACATCAGAGCTGGACCTCAGTGGAAG GGCCTTCTCAGTGGGCTGTGTGGAAATTttgacagtgtgacagtgaaCGATATGACCACCTCCAGCCACATGGAAGTCAATAATGCACAGACCTTTGGAGATAGCTGGGCCCTGGGACAG TGTGAAAGTGACTATGTAGTTGAGCGACCGTGTGAAGGCGACTTAGGCAGACAGCCGTACGCCAAGAGGGAGTGTGCTCTCCTCTACAGCGATGTCTTTGCACCCTGTCACAACGTG GTGGATGTGTCCTGGTTCTATAGGAACTGCCTGACAGACACTTGCAATTGTAACCGTGGGGGAGACTGCGAGTGTCTCTGTACATCCATTGCTGCATATGCACACAAATGCTGTCAACAGGGGGTCACAATACACTGGAGATTGCCCTCTGTCTGtc CCTATGATTGTGAATACTATAATCAAG AGCTAGGTGATGGCCCATTTTCCTTGGTGAGTGCTGTTTATAATGACACCATGTTTGGAGTGAATCGTACCAGCAGCTCAGTGTTTCctctggtgagagagagaacagggcAGTTGCCTGCCCCAGGCTTACTGTTCAACTTCATGATCACAGCAGGCTTGCAAAAGGACAGAACATCTC GTGTCCCTGTGGTGTCACTAGAGTCTGCAGAGAGACCAAACTATTTCCTTGTCGTGTCAGGACGCAGCCGTCTTCAGTTGGAGCGCTGGAGTCGAGGGCCGGAGTTTAGTCACAGGGCATCCTTTATCCAGCACCAGGGGCTGTTTCTGCCAGGTCACACCTCGTTCGAGCTTGTCGGCCAACCTGGCATCTTTCTGACACTGACACGTACTGCTTCACGAGCTCAAAGATACGACTCCTCAGAGGCCTTCAAGGCCAGCGGCAGCTTCACACTGGAGG AGAGTACCTTTGTGATACCTTACCGTATGATGTGTGAGTGGCGCTACCAGGCCTGTGCTAGCCCTTGTGTCCACACGTGCAGTGACCCAGATGCCACCCGCTGCCAGTTCCTGCCTCC TGTGGAAGGCTGCTTCCCACGTTGTTCCAAGAACATGGTCCTCGATGAAGTCACCAGAAGATGTGTCTACGCAGAGGACT GTGTGTCCCTTCCCCCAACTCCGACACCCTTTGCATATGTGACGCGGTCCAACAGAACTACTGCAGCACCATCAACAACTACAACCACGAcaactactagtactactactaccacaagGCCTAGACCCACAACCACCACTATGCCCACTACCACAACCACCACTGCTACTACCAGAGCAACAACTACCTCCGTGACTACTGTCAGGCCcacaacaaccaccacaactCCCACTACTTCCAGTACGACATCAGCCACTGAGCATGTCACCACTCCGCTTACCCCGTCTCCGTCGgcagctcctccttctcctcccaccACTATTGTTTCTACCACTCTCACTCCCTCAACCCGGCCAGAGACAACCACTCTCAGCACAACTGAGATGACCCCCACTCAAACCACAGTAACCACAGAGGTGACCACAACTACCACTACAGCAACTCCCTCCATTGTACCCACTGAGGCTTCTACGGTCACCCCAGCTGCTTCTCCCAAGTACCCTACTACTCTTTCTTCCACCATCTTGCCCTCCATTCTTACCTCAGCCAGCGTTACCACAGCATCGACAGCATTGACAGCATCGACAGCATCGACAACATCCCCGGTAacctccactccacctcctctAACCTCCCCCTCCACTCAGCCACCTCCTACCGGAGCAGTCACAACTGCTGCCACTTCTGTCCCTGAAACCACCACTAAAGCGTCGGCCACACCTCGGCCTCCACCTGTAGAAACAACCATCACGATGGAGACCACTACCCCAACAGACGCCCCAATAGTTATTGTGACAACCTCAGCACCATTTCCCACAACCATCGAGCCCACCACTGAGCCGTTATCCACAGAGATAATCACAAGTCCTGACACCTCTACTGTAACAGATGAAGCATCAACCACACATCCGCTCCTCTTGCCCACTACTCCCTGCACA CCTCCGTACTCCTACCGCATCGATGATTGTGTTGAGTTCATCTGTTTTAATGGGGAGCTGCTGCTTCACAACTCCTCTCTACACTGTCGCTACAACACCACTCAGCCCCAGTGCAGTCTGCTGGGCCTGCCCATCCTCATCAACACAGACGCCTGCTGTCCTCTGTGGCAATGTCCCT GTCGCTGCACTGTGATGTCAGACCTGCGTGTCATCACTTTTGATGGCAACAATGTGGCCTTGTATGATAACGGCTCCTACATCCTGGTTAACCTTCCCATGGAGACTATTATTGGCACCGTTGAGAAATGTCCTACCAGCCAG aGTGTAAACTCCATCAGACGAACT AGTCCTACAGGTGGAACATCTGGTCTGTGTTTTAGGAAGCTGAACATTACTACCTCCTCCTACCGGATCATTATCAACCGACTGGATCGCAAG GTGACAGTGAACTACAGACCTGTTAGACTTCCCTTTTCCCGTCACTCTCTTTATGTGGAAGACACAGGGAGCATGTACCTGATCCACACACCTGGCGGGGTCAGCATACAATGGTATCACAGCACTGGCATCATGGTGCTGCAGTACATCGCTCTTTACAATGCCTCTGTGCCCACTCGAGGCCTTTGTG GTTGTTGTGATGGGAACCCAGAAGATGACCTGAAGCTGCCCAATGGTACAGTGGTCCGAGAAGTGGGAGACATGATGCTCTTCCTTCAGGCTTGGAGAGTCCACACAACCGATgaaacagaacacacacgcagagtCGGAGACAACTGCACCATTGAGGACTGCTCCACCTGCCTCTCCATGCTCCGCCAGAGAGCCTTCATGCCATGCCACAGCAAG gttcCTCCAGAGCAGTTCTGTGACATTATGTGGGCGGGGGACCAGCACTACAAGGATCACCAGTGTGACTTCCTGGCGGCGTACGTGGCGGTCTGCTACACACATCAAGTCTGCATCAGCTGGAGACGATACAACTTCTGCC CATTGCGGTGCCCCCCTGGTAAGGAGTATCAGCCGTGTGTGAGCACCTGTGCCAGTCGGACCTGTCTGAACCGAGAGTACTACGAGGAGACCACCTGCTCCTTCAtcagagaggagtgtgtgtgccgCAGTGGAACCATTCTGCACCGCGCCGACTCCCCTTACTGTGTAACTGAGGATCGCTGTG TGTGCACAGATAATGAGGGTAACCCCCGGGCCCCGGGCGAGGTGTGGAATGGCTCTGCCCGCGGCTGCTGTATGTACAAGTGTATGGAGAATGGCTCTGTGGTGGCTGTCGAGCCAGACTGCAACTCTGTCCCTACACCActgtgtgagagggagggagagtacGTGCTGGATGTGTTGGAAGAAGGAGCCTGCTGCCCAAAGAAGATCTGTG ACTGCAACATGACCATCTGTGACAGCGAAGCTCCACCTTGTGATAATGGGAACCGGCTAGTGATTGGTTACAGTGCTCTGTCCTGCTGTCCCGAGTACAGATGTG AGTGTGACCCCATGGCATGCCCCCCTGTGTCTGCCCCCAACTGCAGGGAAGACCAGTTCCTAGTGGAAGTCAGGGGAGCAAAATCATGCTGCTACTCGTACCTTTGTG TGTGTGAGTCTTGTATTGAACCCATTCCAAGTTGTTCACATGGAGAAATTCTGGCTGTGGATCTGAACACAACCAACAGCTGCTGTCCACAGTACCATTGCG tgtgtgatGTCAACCTGTGCCCTGAATCATCTGTGATGTGTGCACCTGGTCTCTCTTTGGTTCAAACTGCTGTCCCTGGGCATTGCTGCATGCAGCACCACTGCG AATGCCAATGTGAGGACAGCGCTCTCCCCATCTGTCAGGTG gGGGAAGTGCGGGTCGAAGTTCCAGACAGTATCACCAACTGTGGCTGTCTTCAGCATACATGCC AAAAAGCAGAGGTGTGTCTTTTCCAAGGGGTAACAGTCCTGGGCCCAGGCCAGTCTCTAATTCAGTACTTTGAAGGCGAGATGTGCTACGCTGTTCACTGCCTGCATCACAAAGATCCAGATTCCGGCTTCTACGCCATGGAAATTTCCTCCGTCAACTGTTCCCAAAAATGTGGGCCT CATCAGGTGTACGTAACGTCCACAGATCCTCAGGTGTGCTGCGGCTCCTGTAAAAATGTCTCCTGCACTTTCAACAATGAAAACGGGACAGCAGAGCTTTTTGCT gcaGGGAGTTCCTGGGTGGAGAACTGTACGCGTTACGACTGCATGGAAACAGCAGTGGGAGCAGTAATACTTGCCTCTGGGGTGATTTGTCCGCCATTCAATGAAACAGAGTGTATTCAG AATGGCGGTGTGGTTCAGAGCTATGTGGACGGTTGCTGCAGGACAT GTAAAGAGGACGGTAAGACTTGCAAACGTGTGGCCATTCGAACAACCATTCGAAAAGAAGACTGCAGGAGCAACGCACcg GTAACAGTATATTCCTGTGATGGGAAATGCCCGTCAGCCACCATATTCAACTTCAACATCAACAGTCACGCCCGGTTCTGCAAGTGCTGCCGCGAGAGTGGACTGCAGACCCGCTCCGTCTCACTTTACTGCTCCCGCAATGCCACAGTCGTGGTGTACCACTTTCAAGAGCCCCTGGACTGTTCCTGCCAGtggaactaa